In Aquipuribacter nitratireducens, the following proteins share a genomic window:
- a CDS encoding aldo/keto reductase, whose amino-acid sequence MTLPSRLLGAAGPHSPLTVSALGLGCMGMSEFYGSHDDEQSTATIRRALDLGVTLIDTADMYGPFTNEELVGRAVAGRRDEVVIATKFGNERLPDGTRLGINGSPEYVRRACDDSLRRLGVDHVDLYYQHRVDRSVPIEETVGAMAGLVTAGKVRHLGLSEASVTTIRRAHAVHPITVLQTEYSLFTRDVEDEILPLLRELGIGLVPYSPLGRGLLTGAITSADQLDPDDRRRTDYFPRFGGDALEANLRLVGEVRRLAEEKGCSPGQLALAWVLAQGDDVVPIPGTRKVHRLEENVGAAAVALGADDLAALEAAVPRDAVVGARYGDMSSIDT is encoded by the coding sequence ATGACCCTCCCTTCCCGCTTGCTCGGCGCCGCCGGACCGCACAGCCCGCTGACCGTGAGCGCCCTCGGCCTCGGTTGCATGGGCATGAGCGAGTTCTACGGCTCCCACGACGACGAGCAGTCGACGGCGACGATCCGCCGCGCCCTCGACCTCGGCGTCACGCTGATCGACACCGCCGACATGTACGGGCCCTTCACGAACGAGGAGCTCGTCGGGCGGGCGGTCGCGGGCCGGCGCGACGAGGTCGTGATCGCGACGAAGTTCGGCAACGAGCGCCTGCCCGACGGCACCCGGCTCGGCATCAACGGGTCGCCGGAGTACGTCCGGCGGGCCTGCGACGACTCGCTGCGGCGCCTCGGTGTCGACCACGTCGACCTCTACTACCAGCACCGGGTCGACAGGTCGGTGCCGATCGAGGAGACGGTCGGGGCGATGGCGGGGCTCGTGACGGCCGGGAAGGTGCGTCACCTCGGGCTGTCCGAGGCGTCGGTCACGACGATCCGGCGGGCGCACGCCGTCCACCCGATCACGGTCCTGCAGACCGAGTACTCGCTGTTCACCCGCGACGTCGAGGACGAGATCCTCCCGCTGCTCCGCGAGCTCGGGATCGGCCTCGTGCCCTACTCCCCGCTGGGCCGCGGGCTCCTCACCGGCGCCATCACGAGCGCTGACCAGCTCGACCCCGACGACCGGCGCCGCACCGACTACTTCCCCCGCTTCGGCGGTGACGCGCTCGAGGCGAACCTGCGGCTCGTGGGAGAGGTGCGCCGCCTCGCCGAGGAGAAGGGGTGCTCGCCCGGTCAGCTCGCGCTCGCGTGGGTGCTGGCCCAGGGCGACGACGTCGTCCCGATCCCCGGGACGCGGAAGGTGCACCGGCTCGAGGAGAACGTGGGCGCGGCCGCCGTCGCGCTCGGCGCCGACGACCTCGCGGCACTCGAGGCGGCGGTGCCGCGCGACGCGGTCGTCGGGGCCCGGTACGGCGACATGAGCAGCATCGACACGTGA
- the ligA gene encoding NAD-dependent DNA ligase LigA, producing the protein MSESVPADVPEAARERAAALAEEIRAHQFAYYVRDTPTVSDAEYDALLQELQRLEAEHPALVTPDSPTQQVGGTFSTEFTPVDHLQRLLSLDNVFSPEELAEWDARVRAEAGDDIRYLCELKIDGLAVNLLYVDGRLERAATRGDGRTGEDITLNVRTIDTVPTALSGSDAAAGVPVPHRVEVRGEVFFPVEAFTRLNAELTEAGRSPFANPRNAAAGSLRQKDPRVTARRPLDMRVHGLGLLDGWTVQSQSEAYDVLRAWGLPTADTYRVVDTLAEVQEFVDFYAEHRHDVAHEIDGVVVKVDQTALQRRLGATSRAPRWATAYKYPPEEVRTRLLDIQVNVGRTGRVTPFAVMEPVLVAGSTVSMATLHNADEVRRKGVLIGDTVWLRKAGDVIPEVLGPVVELRDGSERAFEMPTHCPSCGTELRRETESAVDIRCPNRRTCPSQLRERLFHLASRNAFDIEALGWEGSQSLLEAGVVTDEGDVFDLDEERLCRVPLYTNNDGNLSANGRRLLANLGEARQRPLWRVLVALSIRHVGPTAARALATRYGSLPALREVAESGDRAAAVEELAATDGVGRTIAEAIVDWFAVDWQASVVDRWQAAGVRMADERDASTPRVLEGMTVVVTGSLERFSRDEAKEAILARGGKAASSVSRRTTAVVVGDSPGSKAAKAEELGVPVLDEAGFERLLAEGAAALPGDTAATS; encoded by the coding sequence GTGAGCGAGTCCGTCCCCGCCGACGTCCCCGAGGCCGCCCGCGAGAGGGCCGCCGCGCTCGCCGAGGAGATCCGCGCCCACCAGTTCGCCTACTACGTCCGCGACACCCCGACGGTGTCCGACGCGGAGTACGACGCCCTCCTCCAGGAGCTGCAGCGGCTCGAGGCCGAGCACCCCGCCCTCGTCACGCCGGACAGCCCCACCCAGCAGGTCGGCGGCACGTTCTCGACCGAGTTCACGCCCGTCGACCACCTCCAGCGCCTGCTGAGCCTCGACAACGTCTTCAGCCCCGAGGAGCTCGCCGAGTGGGACGCGCGGGTCCGCGCGGAGGCGGGCGACGACATCCGGTACCTCTGCGAGCTCAAGATCGACGGGCTCGCGGTCAACCTCCTCTACGTCGACGGCCGGCTCGAGCGCGCGGCGACGCGCGGCGACGGGCGCACCGGGGAGGACATCACCCTCAACGTCCGCACGATCGACACCGTCCCGACCGCGCTGTCCGGCTCCGACGCCGCCGCCGGCGTGCCGGTGCCGCACCGGGTCGAGGTCCGCGGCGAGGTGTTCTTCCCCGTCGAGGCCTTCACCCGGCTCAACGCCGAGCTCACCGAGGCGGGCAGGAGCCCGTTCGCCAACCCCCGCAACGCCGCGGCCGGGTCGCTGCGGCAGAAGGACCCACGGGTGACGGCCCGGCGCCCGCTCGACATGCGCGTCCACGGCCTGGGCCTGCTCGACGGCTGGACGGTGCAGAGCCAGTCCGAGGCCTACGACGTGCTGCGGGCGTGGGGCCTGCCGACCGCGGACACCTACCGCGTCGTCGACACGCTCGCGGAGGTCCAGGAGTTCGTCGACTTCTACGCCGAGCACCGGCACGACGTCGCCCACGAGATCGACGGCGTCGTCGTCAAGGTCGACCAGACCGCCCTGCAGCGCCGCCTCGGCGCCACGAGCCGCGCGCCCCGCTGGGCGACGGCGTACAAGTACCCGCCGGAGGAGGTCCGCACCCGCCTGCTCGACATCCAGGTCAACGTGGGGCGCACGGGCCGCGTCACCCCGTTCGCCGTCATGGAGCCGGTCCTCGTCGCCGGGTCCACGGTGTCGATGGCGACGCTGCACAACGCCGACGAGGTGCGGCGCAAGGGCGTGCTCATCGGCGACACCGTGTGGCTGCGCAAGGCCGGCGACGTCATCCCCGAGGTGCTCGGCCCGGTCGTCGAGCTGCGCGACGGCAGCGAGCGCGCCTTCGAGATGCCGACGCACTGCCCGTCGTGCGGCACGGAGCTGCGGCGGGAGACCGAGAGCGCGGTCGACATCCGCTGCCCGAACCGACGCACGTGCCCCAGCCAGCTGCGGGAGCGGCTGTTCCACCTCGCCTCACGCAACGCCTTCGACATCGAGGCGCTCGGCTGGGAGGGCTCGCAGTCGCTGCTCGAGGCGGGGGTCGTCACCGACGAGGGCGACGTGTTCGACCTCGACGAGGAGCGGCTGTGCCGGGTGCCGCTCTACACGAACAACGACGGCAACCTCTCGGCCAACGGCCGGCGCCTGCTCGCGAACCTCGGCGAGGCGCGGCAGCGGCCCCTGTGGCGGGTGCTCGTCGCGCTCTCCATCCGCCACGTCGGCCCGACGGCGGCGCGGGCGCTGGCCACCCGCTACGGCTCGCTGCCCGCGCTGCGGGAGGTCGCGGAGAGCGGTGACCGGGCCGCCGCGGTCGAGGAGCTCGCCGCCACCGACGGCGTCGGCCGCACCATCGCCGAGGCGATCGTCGACTGGTTCGCCGTCGACTGGCAGGCCTCCGTCGTCGACCGCTGGCAGGCGGCGGGCGTGCGGATGGCCGACGAGCGCGACGCGTCGACGCCGCGGGTGCTCGAGGGGATGACCGTCGTCGTCACCGGCTCGCTCGAGCGGTTCAGCCGCGACGAGGCGAAGGAGGCGATCCTCGCCCGGGGCGGCAAGGCCGCCAGCTCGGTGTCGAGGAGGACCACGGCCGTCGTCGTCGGCGACAGCCCCGGCTCCAAGGCCGCGAAGGCGGAGGAGCTCGGGGTGCCCGTGCTCGACGAGGCCGGCTTCGAGCGGCTGCTCGCCGAGGGTGCCGCGGCCCTGCCCGGGGACACCGCGGCGACCTCCTAG
- the gatA gene encoding Asp-tRNA(Asn)/Glu-tRNA(Gln) amidotransferase subunit GatA, whose product MSTSRDLTRLGAAQMAEEMAAGDVSSVELVEAALARIDAVDGSAEAGVHAFLHVAADEALAVARSVDEARAAGEPLPALAGVPVAVKDVVATRGMPTTVGSRILEGWVPPYDATLVERLRAARTPLLGKTNMDEFAMGSSTEHSAYGPTRNPWDLERIPGGSGGGSAAAVAAYEAPLAVGTDTGGSIRQPAAVTGTVGVKPTYGGVSRYGLVALASSLDQAGPCARSVLDAALLHAAMGGHDPRDSTSLAGRAPDVVAAARDGATGDLAGVRVGLVRELGGEGYQAGVQARFAEAVDVLREAGAEVVEVSAPHFRYALAAYYLILPSEASSNLAKFDAMRYGLRVGDGDPQATAEAVMSATREAGFGDEVKRRIVLGTYALSAGYYDAYYGSAQKVRTLVQRDFAAAFERADVLVSPTAPTTAFRFGDKLDDPMAMYLNDVATIPANLAGVPGMSLPSGLADEDGLPAGIQLLAPAQADDRLYRVGAALEARLLDRWGGPLLDRAPALGSFPRRDLTTTGAPA is encoded by the coding sequence ATGAGCACGAGCCGCGACCTCACCCGCCTCGGCGCCGCGCAGATGGCGGAGGAGATGGCGGCCGGTGACGTGTCGAGCGTCGAGCTCGTCGAGGCCGCCCTCGCGCGCATCGACGCCGTCGACGGCTCCGCCGAGGCCGGCGTCCACGCCTTCCTCCACGTCGCCGCCGACGAGGCGCTCGCCGTCGCGCGCTCCGTCGACGAGGCACGCGCGGCGGGCGAGCCGCTGCCGGCGCTGGCCGGGGTCCCGGTCGCCGTCAAGGACGTCGTCGCGACCCGGGGCATGCCGACGACCGTCGGATCCCGCATCCTCGAGGGCTGGGTCCCGCCGTACGACGCGACGCTCGTCGAGCGGCTGCGGGCCGCGCGGACGCCCCTGCTCGGCAAGACCAACATGGACGAGTTCGCCATGGGCTCGTCCACCGAGCACTCCGCGTACGGTCCCACGCGCAACCCGTGGGACCTCGAGCGCATCCCCGGTGGGTCCGGGGGCGGGTCGGCAGCCGCCGTCGCCGCGTACGAGGCGCCGCTGGCCGTCGGCACCGACACCGGCGGGTCCATCCGGCAGCCCGCCGCCGTCACCGGCACCGTGGGCGTCAAGCCCACCTACGGCGGCGTGTCCCGCTACGGCCTCGTCGCGCTCGCCTCGAGCCTCGACCAGGCCGGGCCGTGCGCCCGGTCCGTGCTCGACGCGGCGCTGCTCCACGCCGCGATGGGCGGGCACGACCCCCGGGACTCCACCTCGCTGGCCGGCCGTGCCCCCGACGTCGTGGCTGCCGCCCGCGACGGGGCCACCGGCGACCTCGCCGGGGTCCGTGTCGGGCTCGTCCGCGAGCTCGGCGGCGAGGGCTACCAGGCCGGGGTGCAGGCGCGCTTCGCCGAGGCCGTCGACGTGCTCCGCGAGGCCGGCGCCGAGGTCGTGGAGGTGTCGGCGCCCCACTTCCGCTACGCGCTCGCCGCGTACTACCTCATCCTGCCCAGCGAGGCGTCGAGCAACCTCGCGAAGTTCGACGCCATGCGCTACGGCCTGCGGGTGGGCGACGGCGACCCGCAGGCGACCGCGGAGGCCGTCATGTCGGCGACCCGCGAGGCCGGCTTCGGTGACGAGGTCAAGCGGCGCATCGTCCTCGGTACCTACGCGCTGTCCGCCGGCTACTACGACGCCTACTACGGCTCCGCGCAGAAGGTGCGCACGCTCGTCCAGCGCGACTTCGCCGCTGCGTTCGAGCGTGCCGACGTGCTCGTGTCGCCGACCGCCCCGACCACGGCGTTCCGCTTCGGCGACAAGCTGGACGACCCGATGGCGATGTACCTCAACGACGTCGCCACCATCCCCGCCAACCTCGCGGGCGTCCCCGGGATGTCCCTGCCGAGCGGCCTGGCCGACGAGGACGGGCTGCCCGCCGGCATCCAGCTGCTCGCGCCCGCGCAGGCCGACGACCGGCTCTACCGGGTCGGTGCGGCCCTCGAGGCGCGCCTGCTCGACCGCTGGGGCGGTCCGCTGCTCGATCGCGCGCCCGCGCTCGGCTCCTTCCCCCGCCGCGACCTCACGACCACGGGAGCACCCGCATGA
- the gatC gene encoding Asp-tRNA(Asn)/Glu-tRNA(Gln) amidotransferase subunit GatC gives MSDTPARSAEQLDADRVAHLAGLARIALTDAERERLAGQLSVVLEAVAQVQEVATPDVPATSHPMPLTNVMRDDVPVPGLSPEAALAGAPAVEDDRFRVPRILEED, from the coding sequence ATGTCCGACACCCCCGCCCGCTCGGCCGAGCAGCTCGACGCGGACCGCGTCGCGCACCTCGCCGGGCTCGCGCGCATCGCCCTCACCGACGCCGAGCGCGAGCGGCTCGCCGGGCAGCTGTCCGTCGTCCTCGAGGCCGTCGCCCAGGTGCAGGAGGTCGCGACCCCCGACGTGCCCGCCACCAGCCACCCGATGCCGCTGACGAACGTCATGCGCGACGACGTCCCCGTGCCGGGGCTGTCGCCCGAGGCGGCGCTGGCCGGGGCGCCCGCCGTCGAGGACGACCGGTTCCGCGTCCCCCGCATCCTCGAGGAGGACTGA
- the gatB gene encoding Asp-tRNA(Asn)/Glu-tRNA(Gln) amidotransferase subunit GatB, producing the protein MTATTELVEFDDAVARFDPVVGLEVHVELSTRTKMFCGCEHSFAAPPNSQVCPVCLGLPGALPVLNGAAVESAVRIGLALNCEIAPYGRFARKNYFYPDMPKNFQTSQYDEPIAHDGWLDVELDDGEVVRVGIERAHMEEDTGKSTHVGGSTGRIHGAEYSLVDYNRAGIPLIEIVTRPVLGTGPRVAEVARAYVATLRDLLRSLGVSEVRMERGNLRCDANVSLRPSPDAPLGTRTETKNVNSLRSVERAVRYEVQRQAALLTAGGTVTQETRHWHEDTGVTTSGRPKSDADDYRYFPEPDLVPVEPDAEWVESLRASLPEPPAARHRRLQGEWGLADAEMRDVVNAGALDLVEATVAAGAAPAAARKWWMGELSRRAKADGVELGDLAVTPGQVAELQGLVDSGRLTDSLARQVLDGVLAGEGAPEQVATARGLEVVSDDSALGDAVDRAIAANPDVAAKVRDGKVQAAGALIGAVMKEMRGQADAARVRELVLERLGA; encoded by the coding sequence ATGACCGCGACCACGGAGCTCGTGGAGTTCGACGACGCCGTCGCGCGCTTCGACCCCGTCGTGGGCCTGGAGGTCCACGTCGAGCTGTCGACGCGCACCAAGATGTTCTGCGGCTGCGAGCACTCCTTCGCCGCGCCGCCGAACAGCCAGGTGTGCCCGGTCTGCCTCGGGCTGCCCGGCGCGCTGCCGGTGCTCAACGGGGCCGCGGTGGAGTCGGCGGTGCGGATCGGCCTCGCGCTCAACTGCGAGATCGCGCCGTACGGCCGGTTCGCGCGGAAGAACTACTTCTACCCGGACATGCCGAAGAACTTCCAGACCTCGCAGTACGACGAGCCGATCGCCCACGACGGGTGGCTCGACGTCGAGCTCGACGACGGCGAGGTCGTGCGCGTCGGCATCGAGCGCGCCCACATGGAGGAGGACACCGGCAAGTCGACGCACGTCGGCGGCTCGACCGGCCGGATCCACGGGGCCGAGTACTCCCTCGTCGACTACAACCGGGCCGGCATCCCCCTCATCGAGATCGTGACGAGGCCCGTGCTCGGCACCGGGCCGCGCGTCGCGGAGGTCGCCCGCGCCTACGTCGCGACGCTGCGGGACCTGCTCCGCTCCCTCGGGGTGTCGGAGGTGCGCATGGAGCGCGGCAACCTGCGCTGCGACGCGAACGTGTCCCTGCGACCGTCGCCCGACGCGCCGCTCGGCACGCGGACGGAGACGAAGAACGTCAACTCGCTGCGCTCGGTCGAGCGCGCCGTCCGGTACGAGGTGCAGCGGCAGGCTGCCCTCCTGACGGCCGGGGGAACCGTCACGCAGGAGACCCGGCACTGGCACGAGGACACCGGTGTCACGACCTCGGGACGCCCGAAGTCCGACGCCGACGACTACCGGTACTTCCCCGAGCCCGACCTCGTACCGGTCGAGCCCGACGCCGAGTGGGTCGAGTCGCTGCGTGCGTCGCTGCCGGAGCCGCCCGCGGCCCGGCACCGGCGGCTGCAGGGGGAGTGGGGCCTCGCCGACGCCGAGATGCGTGACGTCGTCAACGCGGGCGCCCTCGACCTCGTCGAGGCCACCGTCGCCGCGGGCGCGGCGCCGGCGGCCGCGCGCAAGTGGTGGATGGGCGAGCTGTCGCGCCGGGCCAAGGCGGACGGCGTCGAGCTCGGCGACCTCGCCGTCACCCCCGGCCAGGTCGCGGAGCTGCAGGGCCTCGTCGACTCGGGCCGGCTCACCGACTCCCTCGCGCGGCAGGTGCTCGACGGCGTCCTCGCCGGCGAGGGCGCGCCGGAGCAGGTCGCCACCGCCCGGGGGCTCGAGGTCGTCTCCGACGACTCGGCGCTCGGCGACGCCGTCGACCGCGCCATCGCCGCGAACCCGGACGTCGCGGCGAAGGTCCGGGACGGCAAGGTGCAGGCCGCCGGTGCCCTCATCGGCGCCGTCATGAAGGAGATGCGCGGCCAGGCGGACGCCGCCCGCGTGCGGGAGCTCGTGCTGGAGCGCCTCGGGGCCTGA
- a CDS encoding cupin domain-containing protein: MTVTPTPAAAPLAPGQGAHHRMVDGDHVAKALVEDACGAFEVFEVVAEPGPPAPPHVSPWSGVLFVLEGTVRVHVEDARHDMSPGATITLPAGTSCTVEVPDGAPSRFLAVTSGTGAGRFFADFARSVALDRPLAETLPEVLAVTRRHGVVVSGAPQP, encoded by the coding sequence ATGACCGTCACACCGACACCCGCCGCCGCCCCGCTCGCGCCGGGGCAGGGCGCCCACCACCGCATGGTCGACGGTGACCACGTCGCCAAGGCCCTCGTCGAGGATGCATGCGGCGCCTTCGAGGTCTTCGAGGTCGTGGCCGAACCGGGACCGCCCGCACCGCCGCACGTGTCGCCGTGGTCCGGCGTCCTGTTCGTGCTCGAGGGCACCGTCCGGGTGCACGTCGAGGACGCGCGCCACGACATGTCCCCCGGCGCGACCATCACGCTGCCCGCGGGGACGTCCTGCACCGTCGAGGTGCCGGACGGCGCACCGTCGCGCTTCCTCGCCGTCACGTCCGGCACCGGCGCGGGCCGCTTCTTCGCCGACTTCGCACGCTCCGTCGCCCTCGACCGGCCGCTCGCCGAGACGCTGCCGGAGGTCCTCGCCGTCACCCGGCGGCACGGCGTCGTCGTCTCGGGAGCCCCCCAGCCGTAG